From Corynebacterium sp. BD556, the proteins below share one genomic window:
- a CDS encoding class C sortase, which translates to MNVNPPAAPSTLGTEPHGGGEGDRPRNLRRGVFLPALLVLLGVAVMLYPVISTQWNNRSQERVAERYESMIVEQHDDPSWLLDKVAAARNYNETASKGPILDPWLMRISDDNVDYQAYLAQLSELPAMSQVVIPSVDIRLPVYHGTSDEVLNKGLGHLYGSSLPVGGSSTHSVITGHTGLPHASLFDNLIDVGVGDSIYVSTFGEKMKYRVYDTEVVLPDQTDSLSNKPGEDLLTLITCTPYGINTHRLLIHAERVALDPDEIDVFNEKTSFMQWWMWIVIILAIAMLAGIAWWARTQMQGTTRRARPKHLAV; encoded by the coding sequence GTGAACGTAAACCCTCCCGCAGCCCCGAGCACCCTGGGCACTGAGCCGCACGGTGGTGGCGAAGGCGACCGGCCGCGTAACCTGAGGCGTGGTGTCTTTTTGCCAGCCCTTCTGGTACTTCTCGGTGTCGCGGTGATGCTTTACCCAGTCATTTCCACGCAATGGAACAATAGGTCTCAGGAGCGCGTGGCTGAGCGATACGAGTCGATGATTGTTGAGCAGCATGACGATCCGAGCTGGCTGCTCGACAAGGTAGCGGCCGCACGCAACTACAACGAGACAGCCAGCAAGGGTCCTATCCTAGATCCGTGGTTGATGCGTATCTCGGATGACAATGTTGATTACCAGGCTTACTTAGCTCAGTTGTCGGAGTTGCCGGCAATGTCGCAGGTGGTCATTCCGTCAGTTGATATACGCCTGCCTGTATACCACGGCACCTCCGACGAGGTGCTTAACAAAGGTCTCGGCCACCTGTATGGGTCTTCCCTGCCCGTAGGTGGATCAAGCACCCACTCAGTCATTACTGGTCACACAGGTCTGCCACATGCTTCGCTTTTTGACAATCTGATCGACGTCGGTGTTGGAGATTCCATCTATGTCTCCACATTCGGTGAAAAGATGAAGTATAGGGTTTATGACACCGAGGTTGTCCTTCCTGATCAGACAGATTCTTTGTCAAATAAACCTGGCGAAGACCTTTTGACGTTGATAACCTGTACGCCCTACGGGATTAATACTCACCGGCTGCTCATTCACGCCGAACGTGTCGCCCTAGATCCAGACGAGATTGATGTTTTCAACGAAAAAACCTCGTTCATGCAGTGGTGGATGTGGATCGTGATCATTCTGGCTATCGCCATGCTCGCAGGAATTGCGTGGTGGGCTCGTACTCAAATGCAGGGCACTACCCGCCGCGCGAGGCCAAAGCACTTGGCTGTGTGA
- a CDS encoding SpaA isopeptide-forming pilin-related protein — protein sequence MLFALTPVHGDASAVETTSVAESTTSVTSSPQAESEEASSPAAATAPSVAGSINARNEDALIASPRLQGDVRLTRLGSKDGIESYKFRATVLFPFQDETGLPYFADDISFVRNQADDSVILGLENASINGVAVPDHKVATFAPGPLAEVNPSIRLPDDLTGDLLTFDTRGESFLGAAEFSATLFSDGPVNLASQWNLYTGKETAFSLNADMGEALPATALARAMDDTPLERQFWVNTGERNPKIYRISIGDDFPGPGTTYRVDKEFSTDVAYGDIALSRDGSTVYGIQFKAGVFSNDYYLDSYDTATGRRIHRGVISLSAGGQLNSLSVDFDGNLLVAGPKTNAIWKIDASKCVQTDRKCKLGDGLEKLNMVFPRNFTAAGDFVVAPDGGLYGFGTSDSLHALGSANLLYWEPVEPGDPSKGRKQSARNLGEMRGRTFGGGRIENMIVTVDGQSYGGTLGNGIFIQEISTEPNRSVMGRDRVDRQITAEPGINWPQRGLSAGAFWGGTSAGESGPTTGERIIRVEKELPDGRIDPAHQFRLGGRKASFASSLGEPVVTSGANKGLQAEVFRDFVRVGERYEIFEELVDGKGERLPGPVLNNYGTDIRCVEGRNYRPDLPPVVNPTLRYDPSKSAKVATITVPNTISDTITCRFINKKPGLSVQKYPRADREPAEAIQVDRNNRAVLDYVVEVSNSSNTEVVSATIRDTLRLPQGVFADGDATVTARLINGPEYTSGNGAITGARASLAVGDLSAGNEVELADSVTLQHGQTAQFRVSIPIRVEAGLDQARWDALGTCNYAQGSTYQSGGVPNEVKMVDDVDGEANNVACIPLTRSNSVGFQLFKVGVGNTGSPVALGDARFELFARSGDGLGALISVVEANPSQGASLSGLALDTDYVLVETQAPSGYSLLAQPICFRLTRNGEGQAVAALCGESAMAQAGVFYPENLLQPQNNQVFLDANTALISVVDPRAGQLPKTGGGGVWLPLLIGLCFVLCGAAFASRRRT from the coding sequence ATGCTTTTCGCCTTGACTCCGGTTCATGGCGACGCATCGGCCGTGGAGACAACTTCAGTCGCTGAATCAACAACGAGCGTGACTTCTTCGCCTCAAGCAGAATCAGAAGAGGCCTCATCGCCTGCCGCAGCAACGGCTCCTTCTGTAGCGGGTAGCATTAATGCACGCAACGAGGATGCCTTGATAGCGTCTCCTCGTCTCCAGGGAGACGTCAGGCTCACTCGCCTGGGAAGCAAAGACGGGATCGAGTCTTACAAGTTTCGCGCCACCGTGCTCTTTCCGTTCCAGGACGAGACTGGTTTGCCTTATTTCGCCGACGACATTTCTTTCGTGCGGAATCAAGCAGACGACTCTGTCATTCTCGGTCTAGAAAACGCTTCAATCAACGGAGTTGCAGTTCCTGACCATAAGGTCGCAACCTTTGCTCCGGGGCCATTGGCTGAGGTGAACCCCTCCATCAGGCTCCCAGATGATTTGACAGGTGATCTGCTGACTTTTGACACGAGAGGTGAGAGCTTTCTAGGCGCTGCCGAGTTTTCAGCAACTTTATTCTCGGATGGTCCTGTCAACTTGGCCTCTCAATGGAACTTGTACACGGGTAAAGAGACAGCGTTTTCCCTCAACGCCGATATGGGCGAAGCATTGCCTGCCACAGCACTAGCACGGGCAATGGATGACACTCCTCTTGAACGTCAGTTTTGGGTAAATACCGGTGAACGCAACCCGAAGATTTACAGGATTTCTATCGGTGACGACTTCCCTGGCCCAGGCACGACTTACCGCGTAGACAAAGAGTTTTCTACGGACGTAGCCTACGGAGATATTGCGTTGTCGCGTGATGGATCTACTGTTTACGGGATTCAGTTCAAGGCCGGAGTGTTTTCAAATGATTACTATTTAGACTCCTACGACACTGCAACAGGGAGAAGGATCCACAGAGGTGTCATCAGTCTGTCGGCAGGGGGACAGCTCAACTCATTGTCGGTTGATTTTGATGGCAACTTGCTCGTTGCGGGCCCAAAAACTAACGCGATCTGGAAAATTGATGCGTCGAAGTGCGTTCAGACGGACAGGAAATGTAAGTTGGGCGACGGGTTGGAAAAGCTCAACATGGTGTTTCCCCGGAACTTCACTGCGGCTGGTGATTTTGTGGTGGCGCCGGACGGCGGGCTTTACGGTTTTGGTACGTCAGATTCGTTACACGCCCTCGGTTCGGCGAATCTGCTCTACTGGGAACCGGTGGAACCAGGGGATCCGAGCAAGGGGAGGAAACAATCTGCCCGCAATTTGGGAGAAATGCGGGGTAGAACGTTTGGCGGGGGGCGCATTGAGAATATGATCGTTACGGTCGACGGGCAAAGCTACGGTGGAACCTTAGGTAATGGAATTTTTATCCAGGAGATCAGTACCGAGCCGAACCGAAGCGTTATGGGGCGCGACAGGGTAGATCGTCAGATCACTGCTGAACCGGGTATCAATTGGCCGCAACGTGGATTGTCAGCGGGAGCATTTTGGGGCGGAACTTCAGCAGGAGAATCGGGACCAACGACCGGGGAACGGATTATTCGGGTGGAAAAAGAGTTGCCCGACGGGCGGATCGATCCCGCCCACCAGTTCCGACTAGGAGGGCGAAAGGCAAGCTTTGCAAGCTCTCTAGGCGAACCTGTAGTAACTTCCGGTGCGAACAAAGGTTTGCAAGCCGAGGTTTTTCGTGATTTTGTCCGTGTGGGAGAAAGATACGAAATTTTCGAGGAGTTGGTCGATGGCAAGGGTGAGCGTTTACCCGGCCCAGTACTGAACAATTACGGCACCGACATCCGTTGCGTTGAGGGAAGGAATTACCGCCCTGACCTTCCGCCAGTGGTTAACCCTACGTTGCGCTACGACCCGAGCAAGAGCGCCAAAGTTGCAACTATTACCGTGCCTAACACTATCTCCGATACCATCACCTGTCGGTTTATAAATAAAAAGCCCGGTTTGAGTGTTCAAAAGTACCCTCGTGCGGACCGCGAACCAGCAGAGGCTATCCAGGTTGATAGGAACAACAGGGCTGTGTTGGATTACGTTGTCGAGGTCAGCAATTCGTCCAACACTGAGGTAGTCAGCGCAACAATCCGCGACACACTCCGACTACCTCAAGGTGTGTTTGCGGATGGAGATGCAACTGTAACTGCACGGCTTATCAACGGGCCCGAATACACGTCAGGAAATGGGGCCATCACTGGAGCGCGCGCTTCCTTAGCGGTCGGTGATCTGTCAGCAGGAAATGAGGTAGAACTTGCCGATTCCGTCACCCTTCAACATGGGCAAACCGCGCAATTTCGCGTATCCATACCAATTCGGGTGGAAGCGGGGCTGGATCAAGCACGCTGGGATGCGCTCGGGACCTGCAACTACGCTCAGGGCAGCACTTACCAATCGGGAGGTGTGCCCAATGAGGTGAAGATGGTAGACGATGTGGATGGTGAGGCCAATAACGTCGCATGTATCCCGCTGACAAGATCGAACAGTGTCGGCTTCCAACTTTTTAAGGTAGGCGTGGGAAACACAGGCAGCCCCGTTGCTTTGGGTGATGCCCGATTTGAGCTGTTCGCCCGCAGCGGTGATGGACTCGGAGCGCTAATTAGCGTGGTGGAGGCAAACCCTTCCCAAGGTGCCTCTTTGAGTGGTTTAGCACTGGATACCGATTATGTTCTCGTTGAAACGCAGGCGCCGAGTGGGTATTCCCTGTTGGCGCAACCCATTTGTTTCCGGCTTACCCGAAACGGCGAAGGGCAGGCAGTCGCTGCGTTGTGTGGGGAGTCCGCTATGGCTCAAGCCGGAGTGTTTTATCCCGAAAACCTGCTCCAGCCTCAAAACAACCAGGTATTTCTCGACGCAAACACGGCGTTGATTTCCGTGGTCGATCCTCGTGCTGGGCAACTGCCTAAGACGGGAGGAGGCGGCGTGTGGCTACCGCTTCTTATAGGGCTGTGTTTCGTGCTGTGTGGAGCTGCTTTCGCCTCTAGGCGAAGGACCTAG
- a CDS encoding App1 family protein, translated as MGISDAARWVERRMRRAGVRRKAKANWVPKVIGFTGYGSSLKARVIGRVLLEDRAESAPANSLQRGYRQFLTTPVPEMPVTVTLGARTVETRANEEGYVEVLIENHGLEPGWHEALVDVPLGPAPARAPVQIISDDVTHGVICDIDDTIMVTNLPRAALAAWNSWVLRAKNRRPVAGMSEFLGAIRSPQEPVFYLSTGAWNTYETLREFMERNNFPRGPMLLTDWGPTQTALFRSGVEHKRVQLRNLLIDFPHISWTLVGDNGQHDPMIYSDLVFEHPNRVTMVAVRELTPQEHIFAHGTARILEQPGDYRGVLSIFGANGFELLAQLGPSPRGESSSTQHETQPYKKR; from the coding sequence ATGGGAATCTCAGATGCGGCCCGTTGGGTGGAAAGAAGAATGCGGCGAGCAGGGGTGCGTCGTAAAGCGAAAGCCAACTGGGTGCCGAAAGTGATTGGTTTTACGGGCTACGGAAGCTCCTTGAAGGCACGTGTCATTGGGCGTGTTCTTTTGGAAGACCGGGCGGAGTCGGCTCCCGCGAACAGCTTGCAGCGCGGCTACCGGCAATTCCTAACGACCCCTGTCCCGGAAATGCCCGTGACCGTGACGCTTGGGGCCCGCACTGTGGAAACCCGCGCGAACGAAGAAGGCTACGTGGAAGTTCTCATCGAAAATCACGGGCTTGAACCCGGTTGGCACGAGGCGCTTGTCGACGTCCCCTTAGGCCCCGCCCCAGCCCGCGCACCGGTGCAGATCATTTCCGATGACGTCACCCACGGCGTGATCTGCGATATCGACGACACGATCATGGTGACCAACCTGCCGCGCGCAGCGCTGGCCGCCTGGAACTCCTGGGTGCTCCGCGCCAAAAACCGCCGCCCCGTCGCAGGCATGTCAGAATTTTTGGGCGCGATTCGCTCCCCACAAGAACCCGTGTTTTACCTGTCTACCGGTGCCTGGAACACCTACGAAACTTTGCGTGAGTTTATGGAACGCAACAATTTTCCACGCGGGCCGATGCTTCTGACGGACTGGGGGCCGACCCAGACCGCTCTATTTCGCAGCGGCGTCGAACACAAAAGGGTGCAACTTCGCAACCTGCTGATCGACTTTCCTCACATCTCGTGGACTTTGGTGGGCGACAACGGACAACACGACCCGATGATCTACTCCGACCTGGTCTTTGAGCACCCTAACCGGGTCACAATGGTAGCTGTCCGTGAGCTGACTCCGCAGGAACACATCTTCGCTCACGGCACCGCCCGCATATTGGAGCAACCCGGGGACTACCGCGGCGTCCTTTCCATTTTCGGCGCCAACGGGTTCGAGCTTCTAGCGCAACTAGGTCCTTCGCCTAGAGGCGAAAGCAGCTCCACACAGCACGAAACACAGCCCTATAAGAAGCGGTAG
- the amn gene encoding AMP nucleosidase: MDHVKGLDVDGAVDKLMELYRTSCQLARDVVTSGNFERYKDVRYPKISVTVKTWTPIDRTAPFGYVDEAGTYTAVLSRPDLMADYLRAQLDALCANYDTDITVGYSEELIPPQYIRGIEGGTDYGPTVPRPTLDSVHDAIVDGHWEAFHGPEKPLFHFGPQRFDLACARLEHYTGIEVDSLQKYILFTNYAMHVTEFVRFGLRELANPDTRYTALRLPNGETVSDTVAFEDLDLASRYQMPRYDLITARGDGITMINIGVGPSNAKTITDSLAVLRPEAWIMIGHCAGLDGRMRIGDLILGNAYERHDGVLDEHIRPDSPIPAVPEIQRTLEKAVNKVYGSETSLMRTGTVLSTADRNWEWKTPRDLWEWLRGSTAAAVDMESCTLAANGYRYRVPYGSLLAVSDLPLHAVPKLPAGAQAFYSNSKEAHVMCAVRAMEQLAQNPSRLRTRKLRRTIGEVPFR, translated from the coding sequence ATGGATCACGTGAAGGGACTGGACGTAGACGGTGCCGTCGACAAGCTAATGGAGCTCTACCGCACCTCCTGCCAACTCGCGCGCGACGTCGTCACCTCAGGCAATTTCGAGCGATACAAAGATGTGCGCTACCCCAAAATAAGCGTCACGGTAAAGACCTGGACCCCCATCGACCGCACCGCCCCTTTCGGCTACGTCGACGAAGCAGGCACCTACACCGCGGTGCTTTCCCGCCCCGACCTCATGGCGGACTACCTACGCGCACAACTCGATGCACTGTGCGCCAACTATGACACCGACATCACCGTCGGCTACTCCGAAGAACTCATCCCACCCCAATACATCCGCGGCATAGAAGGCGGCACCGACTATGGCCCCACCGTGCCACGCCCGACCCTCGACAGCGTCCACGACGCCATCGTCGACGGGCACTGGGAAGCCTTCCACGGCCCTGAAAAACCCCTGTTTCACTTTGGGCCGCAACGCTTCGACCTTGCCTGCGCCCGCCTCGAGCACTACACCGGCATCGAAGTCGACAGCCTGCAAAAATACATCCTGTTTACCAACTACGCCATGCACGTCACCGAATTTGTCCGCTTCGGCCTTCGCGAGCTGGCAAACCCCGACACCCGCTACACCGCCCTGCGCCTGCCCAACGGCGAAACCGTCTCCGACACCGTCGCTTTTGAAGACCTCGACCTCGCCTCCCGCTACCAAATGCCACGCTACGACCTCATCACTGCACGCGGTGACGGCATCACCATGATTAACATCGGCGTCGGGCCCTCCAACGCTAAAACCATCACCGACTCCCTCGCAGTGCTGCGCCCCGAAGCTTGGATTATGATCGGCCACTGCGCCGGCCTCGACGGCCGCATGCGCATCGGAGACCTCATCCTAGGCAACGCCTACGAACGCCACGACGGCGTCCTCGACGAACACATCCGCCCCGACTCGCCTATCCCCGCCGTCCCCGAAATCCAACGCACCCTCGAAAAAGCTGTCAACAAGGTCTACGGCAGCGAAACCTCACTCATGCGCACCGGCACCGTCTTGTCCACCGCCGACCGTAACTGGGAATGGAAAACACCCCGCGACCTATGGGAATGGCTCCGCGGTTCCACCGCCGCAGCCGTCGACATGGAGTCGTGCACTCTCGCCGCCAACGGCTACCGATACCGGGTTCCCTACGGCAGCCTCCTCGCCGTCTCCGACCTACCCCTTCATGCCGTGCCCAAACTGCCCGCCGGCGCTCAAGCTTTCTACTCCAACTCCAAAGAAGCCCACGTCATGTGCGCTGTGCGCGCCATGGAACAACTCGCCCAAAACCCATCCCGCCTGCGCACCCGGAAACTTCGGCGCACCATCGGGGAAGTGCCTTTCCGTTAA
- a CDS encoding Sir2 family NAD-dependent protein deacetylase: protein MKDRTHFEDPAIAMAHRSAVRSIERVVVETAVPTEPGAALKAVAGQLSSGNVLVITGAGMSTESGIPDYRSKGGRLTKGRPMTFQEFAYSPEQVRRYWARAFVGMALLRAAAPNRAHFAVTELERAGMLTGVITQNVDGLHSEAGTENVLALHGDMGHVVCLDCGFVEPREAFDGRLAEANPGFRESVLVTGSMINPDGDVDLRLSDVERFRMIRCVRCGRQRLKPDVVYFGESVPKRRRARAAGWLEASSSVLALGTSLAVMSGYKFVLDALKQNKPVAVINGGPGRADDKVTTLWRSNVGDALDALLDALEL, encoded by the coding sequence ATGAAAGATCGAACTCATTTTGAGGACCCGGCAATTGCGATGGCGCATAGGAGTGCGGTGCGCTCTATTGAGCGTGTGGTGGTAGAAACTGCTGTGCCGACGGAGCCGGGTGCGGCTTTAAAGGCTGTCGCAGGTCAGCTCTCTAGTGGCAATGTTTTGGTGATTACGGGGGCGGGCATGTCTACGGAGTCGGGGATCCCGGATTATCGCTCGAAGGGTGGGCGTTTGACGAAGGGGCGGCCGATGACGTTTCAGGAGTTTGCGTATTCGCCGGAGCAGGTGCGCCGCTACTGGGCGCGGGCCTTTGTGGGGATGGCTTTGCTGCGGGCGGCTGCGCCGAACCGGGCTCATTTTGCGGTGACGGAGTTGGAGCGTGCGGGGATGCTCACGGGGGTGATCACTCAAAATGTTGATGGTTTGCACAGCGAGGCGGGCACGGAGAATGTTTTGGCTCTGCATGGCGATATGGGCCATGTGGTGTGTTTGGATTGTGGGTTTGTGGAGCCGCGGGAAGCATTTGATGGGCGGCTGGCCGAAGCGAACCCTGGTTTCAGGGAGTCGGTGTTGGTCACGGGGTCGATGATTAATCCGGATGGTGATGTGGACTTGCGCTTAAGTGACGTAGAGCGTTTCCGCATGATTCGGTGCGTGCGGTGTGGGCGGCAGCGGTTAAAGCCGGATGTGGTGTATTTCGGGGAGTCGGTGCCGAAGCGACGCAGGGCGCGGGCTGCGGGGTGGTTGGAGGCGTCGTCAAGCGTGCTTGCTTTGGGTACTTCTTTGGCGGTGATGAGTGGCTACAAGTTTGTGTTGGATGCGCTGAAGCAGAATAAGCCGGTTGCTGTGATTAATGGTGGGCCGGGGCGGGCAGATGACAAGGTCACGACGTTGTGGCGTTCGAACGTGGGTGATGCGTTGGACGCGCTTCTCGACGCCCTGGAGCTCTAA
- the sucC gene encoding ADP-forming succinate--CoA ligase subunit beta yields MDLYEYQGRALLANHKVPVLQARVATTAEQARAAWDELDADLVVIKAQVKTGGRGKAGGVKLARSEQETVEAAEAILGMDIKGHTVHRVMIAQGADIAEEYYFSILLDRPKRKYLAMLSREGGMDIETLAKERPEALVRKNFSPLDGFTDDFGREIAREAGFSEDEADKLVPVMQQLYTVYDSEDALLVEINPLVKTVAGEIIALDAKVSLDANAAFRHPEHAKFADNSATDPLEVRAQALDLNYVKLDGNVGIIGNGAGLVMSTVDVVGYVGEALPTAPAPANFLDIGGGADATVMANGLGLILSDQQVDAIFVNVFGGITACDEVAHGIVRAMDILRGEGKEPKPIVVRLDGNNADEGRRILDEAGLDFVERVDTMDGAAKRVAELADQAAAERNK; encoded by the coding sequence ATGGATTTGTACGAGTACCAAGGTCGAGCGCTGCTCGCCAACCACAAGGTGCCTGTGTTGCAGGCACGAGTGGCAACCACCGCCGAGCAGGCGCGCGCGGCGTGGGATGAACTGGACGCCGACCTAGTGGTAATCAAAGCGCAGGTGAAAACCGGCGGCCGCGGCAAGGCCGGAGGCGTGAAGCTGGCGCGCTCAGAGCAGGAAACTGTGGAGGCCGCCGAAGCAATTCTCGGCATGGACATCAAGGGCCACACGGTCCACCGCGTCATGATTGCCCAAGGCGCCGACATTGCCGAGGAATACTACTTCTCCATTCTTCTTGACCGCCCGAAGCGCAAGTATTTAGCCATGCTGTCGCGTGAAGGAGGAATGGACATCGAAACTTTAGCCAAGGAGCGCCCCGAGGCGCTGGTGCGCAAGAACTTCTCCCCTCTCGACGGCTTCACTGATGATTTTGGCCGTGAAATAGCCCGCGAGGCCGGCTTTAGCGAAGACGAAGCCGACAAGTTGGTGCCGGTGATGCAGCAGCTCTACACCGTCTACGATTCCGAGGACGCGCTGCTGGTGGAGATCAACCCGTTGGTTAAAACCGTTGCGGGTGAGATCATTGCCTTGGATGCGAAGGTTTCCCTTGACGCGAACGCGGCGTTTCGCCACCCTGAGCACGCTAAGTTCGCGGACAACTCCGCGACGGACCCGCTGGAGGTGCGTGCTCAGGCGCTGGACCTGAACTACGTCAAGTTGGACGGCAACGTCGGCATTATCGGCAATGGCGCTGGACTGGTCATGTCCACTGTGGATGTGGTCGGCTACGTCGGCGAGGCCCTGCCCACTGCCCCAGCACCGGCGAACTTTTTGGACATTGGCGGCGGCGCGGACGCGACCGTCATGGCTAACGGCCTTGGCCTTATCCTGAGCGATCAGCAGGTTGACGCTATTTTCGTCAACGTCTTTGGCGGGATCACCGCCTGCGATGAGGTGGCGCACGGCATTGTGCGCGCCATGGATATTTTGCGCGGGGAAGGCAAGGAACCGAAGCCGATCGTTGTGCGCCTCGATGGCAACAACGCGGATGAGGGCCGCCGCATCCTCGACGAGGCCGGGCTCGACTTTGTTGAGCGCGTTGACACCATGGACGGGGCGGCGAAGCGCGTCGCCGAGCTGGCCGATCAAGCTGCGGCTGAAAGGAACAAGTAA
- the sucD gene encoding succinate--CoA ligase subunit alpha produces the protein MSIFLNSDSKVIVQGMTGSEGQKHTQRMLDSGTAVVGGVNPRKAGETVSFKGGKEVPVFGSVAQAMKETGANVSVVFVPARFTRDAVVEAIEAEMPLVVVITEGVPVKDTAEFHALARQSGTTRLIGPNCPGIISQEQSNAGIIPVESAPKKGPIGLVSKSGTLTYQMMFELRDIGFSSGVGIGGDPIIGTTHIDAIRAFEEDPDTEFIIMIGEIGGDAEEHAAQYIKEHVTKPVVAYIAGFRAPEGKTMGHAGAIVSGGTGTAVGKQKALEAAGVKVGHTPSEAARLMREIVESRG, from the coding sequence ATGTCGATTTTTCTAAACTCTGATTCCAAAGTCATCGTCCAGGGAATGACCGGCTCCGAAGGGCAAAAACATACCCAGCGCATGCTAGATTCCGGCACTGCTGTTGTTGGCGGCGTCAACCCGCGCAAGGCAGGGGAGACGGTATCTTTCAAAGGCGGCAAAGAAGTGCCGGTTTTCGGTTCAGTGGCGCAAGCTATGAAGGAAACCGGCGCGAATGTTTCGGTCGTGTTCGTCCCGGCGCGTTTCACCCGCGACGCAGTGGTGGAAGCTATCGAGGCGGAAATGCCCCTGGTTGTGGTGATTACGGAAGGTGTTCCGGTGAAGGACACCGCCGAGTTTCACGCGTTGGCACGCCAGTCCGGCACGACTCGCCTGATCGGGCCGAACTGCCCTGGAATCATCAGCCAGGAGCAGTCGAACGCTGGCATCATTCCGGTGGAAAGTGCTCCGAAGAAGGGCCCGATCGGGTTGGTGTCCAAGTCGGGCACCTTGACGTACCAGATGATGTTCGAGTTGCGCGACATCGGTTTTTCCTCCGGTGTGGGAATCGGCGGCGATCCGATCATCGGCACGACCCACATTGATGCCATCCGGGCATTCGAGGAGGACCCGGACACTGAGTTCATCATCATGATCGGTGAGATCGGTGGCGATGCGGAGGAGCATGCCGCGCAGTACATCAAAGAGCACGTGACTAAGCCGGTCGTCGCCTACATTGCGGGCTTCCGCGCCCCGGAAGGCAAAACCATGGGGCACGCTGGTGCGATCGTTTCCGGCGGCACGGGCACGGCGGTTGGCAAGCAGAAAGCGCTGGAGGCTGCGGGTGTGAAAGTGGGCCACACTCCGTCGGAGGCGGCCCGCTTGATGCGAGAGATCGTTGAATCTCGCGGCTAG
- a CDS encoding dicarboxylate/amino acid:cation symporter, whose amino-acid sequence MHLPKWATGFGAQVIAGLIIGLILGLIARGGDIAWLSGILTWVGQTYVQLLKLLIPPLVFTAVVTSIANLRQVTNAARLAGQTLVWFAITAFFSVIIGILVGVVMQPGANSGVDQSAAAEPNSTGSWFAFIQSVVPANFLGLGAKATSEGSISVSFNVLQILVLSLLFGIAAIKAGRKAEPFIDFAGSLLSVIQVVLWWVIRLAPIGTAALIGNAVVAYGWEALGSLGTFVAAIYIGLALVIFALYPLILSINRISVAGFFRRVWPVTTLGFVTRSSLGVLPVNQRTVEESMGVPREYASFAMPLGATTKMDGCASIYPAIAAIFVAQFYGVALNPTDYLLIVIVSVLGSAATAGTTGATVMLTLTLSTLGLPLAGVGLLLAVEPIVDMGRTAVNVTGQALVAAVVAKREGIIDESAWDDTPDAATLDKPHPVAPSS is encoded by the coding sequence ATGCACCTACCTAAGTGGGCCACCGGATTCGGAGCCCAAGTCATCGCCGGTTTAATCATCGGCCTCATCCTCGGCCTCATCGCCCGCGGCGGCGACATCGCTTGGCTCAGCGGCATCCTCACATGGGTCGGCCAAACCTACGTCCAACTGCTCAAGCTACTCATCCCCCCGCTGGTATTCACAGCCGTAGTGACCTCGATAGCCAACCTGCGCCAGGTAACAAACGCGGCACGCCTCGCCGGACAAACGCTCGTGTGGTTTGCCATCACCGCATTCTTCTCCGTCATCATCGGCATCCTAGTTGGCGTAGTCATGCAGCCCGGCGCGAACTCGGGCGTCGACCAATCCGCAGCCGCCGAACCCAACTCCACGGGCTCCTGGTTCGCCTTCATCCAGTCGGTCGTGCCGGCGAACTTCCTCGGCCTTGGCGCCAAGGCCACCTCAGAAGGATCCATCTCGGTATCTTTCAATGTCTTGCAGATCCTCGTACTCTCCCTCCTGTTTGGCATCGCTGCCATAAAGGCGGGCCGCAAGGCCGAGCCCTTCATTGACTTCGCCGGCTCTTTGCTATCCGTAATCCAGGTCGTTTTGTGGTGGGTCATCCGCCTCGCCCCCATCGGCACCGCCGCACTGATCGGCAACGCTGTCGTCGCCTACGGCTGGGAGGCTCTCGGCTCCCTGGGCACCTTCGTCGCCGCGATCTACATCGGACTGGCCCTGGTCATCTTCGCTCTCTACCCGCTGATCCTGAGCATCAACCGAATTTCGGTGGCGGGCTTTTTCCGCCGCGTGTGGCCGGTCACCACCTTGGGTTTTGTCACCCGTTCCTCCCTGGGTGTCTTGCCGGTCAACCAGCGCACAGTCGAAGAATCCATGGGCGTGCCCCGTGAGTACGCATCCTTCGCCATGCCGCTGGGCGCGACCACCAAAATGGACGGCTGCGCCTCCATCTACCCGGCGATCGCCGCGATCTTCGTCGCGCAGTTCTACGGGGTTGCGCTCAACCCCACCGACTACCTCTTGATCGTGATTGTTTCCGTGCTGGGCTCCGCCGCCACCGCCGGAACCACCGGCGCCACGGTCATGCTCACTTTAACCCTATCCACCCTCGGCCTGCCCTTAGCCGGAGTCGGCCTGCTGCTCGCAGTCGAACCTATCGTGGACATGGGCCGCACCGCCGTCAACGTCACCGGACAGGCACTTGTCGCAGCGGTGGTAGCCAAGCGCGAAGGCATCATCGACGAAAGCGCGTGGGATGACACCCCGGACGCAGCCACCCTTGACAAGCCGCACCCGGTGGCCCCGTCAAGCTAA